A region from the Onychostoma macrolepis isolate SWU-2019 chromosome 18, ASM1243209v1, whole genome shotgun sequence genome encodes:
- the rpl4 gene encoding 60S ribosomal protein L4, whose translation MACARPLISVYSEKGETSGKNVVLPAVFRAPIRPDVVNFVHTNMRKNKRQPYAVSALAGHQTSAESWGTGRAVARIPRVRGGGTHRSGQGAFGNMCRGGRMFAPTKTWRRWHRRVNVNQKRYAICSALAASALPALVMAKGHRIEEIPEVPLVVDDKVEGYKKTKEAVLLLKKLKAWNDIKKVYASQRMRAGKGKMRNRRRIQRKGPCIIYNEDNGVTRAFRNIPGITLQSVSRLDLLKLAPGGHIGRFCIWTEGAFRKLDDLYGTWRKASSLKVDYNLPMHKMNNTDLHRILKSEEVQKALRSAKHKIHRRVLKKNPLKNLRVMMKLNPYAKSARRRAILAHKPEIKAKMLKPKKKKVVKKAKAKKPAAAPAPAQA comes from the exons gcTTGTGCCCGACCGTTAATCTCGGTCTACTCCGAGAAAGGGGAGACATCTGGCAAAAATGTGGTTCTGCCTGCAGTGTTCAGGGCTCCCATCCGCCCTGATGTTGTGAACTTTGTGCATACCAACATGCGCAAGAACAAGCGCCAGCCCTATGCTGTCAGTGCACTGGCCG GTCACCAGACCAGCGCTGAGTCCTGGGGCACAGGAAGAGCCGTGGCCCGTATCCCCCGTGTGCGTGGTGGTGGTACCCACCGCTCTGGACAGGGTGCTTTCGGAAAT ATGTGCCGTGGTGGCCGTATGTTTGCCCCCACAAAGACCTGGCGCCGTTGGCACCGCAGGGTCAATGTTAACCAGAAGCGTTACGCCATCTGCTCTGCCCTGGCTGCCTCTGCTCTGCCTGCACTGGTCATGGCCAAAG GTCACCGCATTGAGGAGATTCCTGAGGTCCCACTTGTTGTTGACGATAAAGTTGAAGGATACAAGAAGACTAAGGAGGCCGTGCTTCTGTTGAAGAAGCTTAAGGCATGGAATGACATCAAGAAG GTTTATGCCTCTCAGCGTATGCGTGCCGGTAAGGGTAAGATGAGGAACCGAAGGCGTATCCAGCGTAAGGGACCGTGCATCATCTACAACGAAGACAACGGTGTGACACGAGCTTTCAGAAACATCCCTG GCATCACACTGCAGTCCGTGAGCAGACTGGACTTGTTGAAGCTTGCTCCAGGTGGACACATTGGACGCTTTTGCATTTGGACTGAGGGTGCATTCCGTAAACTGGATGACCTCTATGGCACTTGGCGCAAAGCCTCCTCCCTTAAAGTGGACTACAA CTTGCCCATGCACAAAATGAACAATACAGATCTGCACAGAATCCTGAAGAGCGAGGAGGTCCAGAAGGCACTTCGTTCTGCTAA ACACAAGATTCATCGCAGAGTGCTCAAGAAGAACCCTCTGAAGAACCTGAGAGTGATGATGAAGCTCAACCCCTATGCTAAGTCAGCCCGTCGCCGTGCTATCCTGGCACACAAACCTGAA